A genomic segment from Triticum dicoccoides isolate Atlit2015 ecotype Zavitan chromosome 1A, WEW_v2.0, whole genome shotgun sequence encodes:
- the LOC119293611 gene encoding protein RADIALIS-like 3 gives MASLSMSAVWTPMQNKLFEQALAVHDRDTPDRWHNIARAVGGGKSADDARRYYELLVHDIARIEAGKVPFPAYRPPCPGPGHNASYEADRLKHLKI, from the exons ATGGCTTCCCTGTCAATGAGcgcagtatggacgccgatgcagaacAAGCTGTTCGAGCAGGCGTTGGCAGTGCACGATAGGGACACGCCCGACCGCTGGCACAACATCGCCCGCGCTGTCGGCGGCGGCAAGTCGGCGGACGacgccaggcgctactacgagctgcTCGTCCACGACATCGCCCGTATCGAGGCCGGCAAGGTGCCCTTCCCCGCCTACCGTCCCCCATGTCCTGGCCCCGGCCACAACGCCAGCTACGAGGCTGACAG GTTGAAGCACTTGAAGATCTAG